A window of the Phragmites australis chromosome 20, lpPhrAust1.1, whole genome shotgun sequence genome harbors these coding sequences:
- the LOC133901430 gene encoding glycine-rich cell wall structural protein 1.0-like: MASGRGGSAAATALVLVAFVCLQPCAPVQGRVARKSLLGIGLGGEQGQGAGLGLGLGLGLGAGTGGVSASGSGSGSGSVAGVGSTSGSRSGSISVGGASSSAGSSAGSSAGSGGSGAGSSAGSSAGSGGGQGYGLGGGSGSGSGSGYGEGGGSGGGSGNGLGLGYGEGYGHGSGSSGNP; encoded by the coding sequence ATGGCGAGCGGCAGGGGCGGCAGCGCGGCAGCAACTGCGCTGGTGCTGGTGGCTTTCGTGTGTTTGCAGCCTTGTGCTCCCGTGCAGGGCCGTGTGGCGAGGAAGAGCCTGCTGGGTATCGGCCTGGGTGGCGAACAGGGGCAGGGTGCAGGGCTCGGGCTTGGACTCGGCCTTGGGCTCGGAGCGGGCACTGGAGGTGTCTCTGCGTCCGGGTCTGGTTCTGGGTCTGGCTCGGTAGCTGGGGTGGGATCGACGTCAGGCTCCAGGTCCGGGTCGATATCTGTTGGAGGGGCAAGCTCGTCTGCTGGGTCGAGTGCCGGGTCTAGCGCGGGGTCGGGCGGGTCAGGTGCGGGGTCTTCTGCTGGGTCTAGCGCGGGGTCGGGCGGCGGACAAGGCTATGGTCTAGGCGGTGGCAGTGGGTCGGGCTCAGGGTCTGGGTATGGTGAGGGTGGAGGTTCCGGGGGCGGGTCGGGGAATGGATTAGGCTTGGGGTATGGAGAAGGGTATGGACATGGGTCGGGCTCCAGTGGGAACCCCTGA